A single Lolium perenne isolate Kyuss_39 chromosome 6, Kyuss_2.0, whole genome shotgun sequence DNA region contains:
- the LOC127305353 gene encoding uncharacterized protein isoform X2 — MSAKITVTYKRKRGASKAKAADGVVPEPPPTSGGGVATGDASKHESTSTKQHDACKSTQQSAEKETAKPYAHPSEKEQKEIQLSGSLPQAERPEIFCATSLPIAEASNDKLQCSNDAFNPIPSPSYACDLRHDDGTNNQAEDSNNSAPARVSYHQAPDDTARHSQCKDRFSPLLTFRRRVKRKINLDEPAEEDYSKDNGKRCSTPTCSPPSFLVSDAPLLKETGGNSLDTAYKMTITGTSTGLKVPSQGLLEQKSSYMQHTVSQQNAEDVNQSLTSERNGTLVSEFTSVPEISKQDVRAEDLRKTLHHVNEAPDVVEMKELHDGPLESEGSTKHIPVIVLDGDNDERGKLQENPKVSDQVVQENKKGEFTSGKINLNCVESPEESPLDLNNSSVQRNQDHFATEQNHVSQPIERLFFTKEKDTIHAKEKHQEGTSTLHTLYSNFFDPTPSQKAGSSKEPKNMPSELKFRIMDKVPEFSLDLSLDGFQDSGMSTLGHNKLFHGGKSSGSHLLTERLGTYSYKRRQAPWSEEELDFLWIGVRRYGTNNWNAMMRDTRLQFSSSRVPEDLAKQWDKEQKKLLGVDLHQSIRTSALGSAPPLHIAEDYVGNSSCSGCSKSPFLAAQTNLSMGDVYLRNARASDRGQHHLSNLGRYNLHGIDNGLRNSSLGSFPVASSSHGKSGSRRRKTSKLHKSYYDNRSHWCQEVPDRMSQVFPMNQQPINSLPQWLTKDVKTSTSWLNPEMWPNTQAPCHSAADSLNDSLRAAAFLFPDEKKPHVMPDAPLKRTLKRKVELHSLDKKVFQTGGDTMDLNQRAAAMAAGLNGATASNTGASSEETLSDS; from the exons ATGAGCGCCAAGATCACGGTAACCTACAAGAGGAAGCGCGGCGCGTCGAAGGCCAAGGCAGCTGACGGCGTGGTTCCCGAGCCTCCTCCCACTTCTGGCGGCGGGGTTGCCACCGGTGACGCTTCGAAACATGAG TCTACCTCCACAAAGCAACATGATGCCTGCAAGTCAACGCAACAGAGCGCTGAAAAGGAAACAGCTAAGCCATATGCGCATCCATCAgagaaagaacaaaaggaaattcAGTTGAGCGGATCGTTGCCACAAGCAGAGCGACCCGAGATTTTCTGTGCCACCAGTCTCCCAATAGCAGAGGCATCCAATGATAAATTACAATGCAGTAATGATGCATTTAATCCAATTCCTTCTCCGAGTTATGCATGCGATCTTAGGCATGATGACGGGACAAATAACCAGGCAGAAGATTCTAATAACTCTGCCCCTGCAAGAGTAAGTTATCATCAAGCGCCAGATGATACGGCCAGACATAGTCAGTGTAAGGATAGATTTAGTCCTCTGCTCACCTTTCGTAGGCGTGtcaaaaggaaaattaatttggATGAACCAGCAGAGGAAGATTATTCAAAAGATAATGGAAAAAGGTGCTCAACACCGACATGCAGCCCACCAAGTTTCTTAGTTAGTGATGCACCCTTGCTCAAAGAAACCGGTGGCAACTCTTTGGATACTGCATATAAG ATGACTATAACAGGAACAAGTACTGGACTAAAGGTACCATCTCAAGGCTTACTTGAACAAAAAAG TTCATACATGCAGCATACCGTTTCCCAACAGAATGCTGAAGATGTAAACCAAAGCTTAACTTCAGAACGTAATGGTACATTAGTGTCAGAATTTACTAGTGTGCCAGAGATCAGTAAGCAAGATGTAAGAGCAGAGgacttgagaaaaactctacatcATGTTaatgaagcaccagatgttgttgaAATGAAGGAGTTACATG ATGGTCCTCTAGAATCTGAAGGTTCAACAAAACATATTCCAGTCATTGTCTTGGACGGTGATAATGATGAGAGGGGTAAACTGCAGGAAAATCCAAAGGTTTCTGATCAAGTGGTCCAGGAGAATAAGAAAGGCGAATTTACTTCAGGGAAGATCAACCTGAATTGTGTTGAATCACCTGAAGAAAGTCCTCTCGATCTGAATAACTCATCAGTTCAAAGGAATCAG GATCATTTTGCTACTGAACAGAACCATGTTTCTCAACCAATTGAAAGGTTGTTCTTTACAAAGGAGAAAGATACCATCCATGCTAAAGAGAAACATCAAGAGGGAACCTCAACATTGCATACCCTGTATTCAAACTTTTTTGATCCAACTCCGTCACAGAAAGCTGGAAGTTCCAAGGAACCAAAGAACATGCCTTCAGAACTGAAATTCAGAATAATGGATAAGGTTCCTGAGTTCAGTTTAGATCTCAGCTTGGATGGTTTCCAGGACAGCGGCATGTCTACCCTGGGGCACAACAAGCTGTTTCATGGAGGCAAGTCTAGTGGATCACATTTACTGACCGAAAGGCTCGGTACATACTCCTACAAAAGACGCCAGGCTCCCTGGTCGGAAGAAGAGTTAGATTTTCTATGGATTGGAGTAAGAAGGTATGGAACGAATAACTGGAATGCAATGATGAGGGATACACGACTACAATTCTCAAGCTCGAGAGTGCCTGAGGATCTTGCTAAGCAATGGGACAAGGAGCAAAAGAAGCTTCTAGGTGTAGATCTACATCAATCAATTAGAACATCTGCTCTAGGTTCTGCACCACCTCTGCATATAGCGGAAGATTATGTTGGGAACAGTTCGTGCTCTGGATGCTCAAAGTCTCCATTTCTTGCAGCTCAAACGAACCTTTCCATGGGTGATGTGTACCTTCGGAATGCTCGTGCTTCAGATAGAGGTCAGCATCATTTATCAAATCTGGGCAGATACAACCTTCATGGAATTGATAATGGGCTGAGGAATTCGTCTCTGGGAAGCTTCCCTGTGGCTTCTTCCTCACACGGAAAAAGTGGCAGCAGGCGTAGGAAGACATCGAAGCTCCACAAGTCATACTATGACAACAGGTCACACTGGTGCCAAGAAGTACCCGATAGAATGTCTCAGGTCTTTCCCATGAACCAACAGCCAATCAACAGCCTTCCTCAGTGGCTTACGAAGGATGTCAAGACCAGTACAAGCTGGCTTAACCCGGAGATGTGGCCGAACACACAAGCGCCATGTCATTCCGCGGCTGATTCGCTGAATGATAGCCTGAGAGCTGCTGCATTTCTGTTCCCTGACGAAAAGAAACCGCATGTCATGCCTGATGCACCCTTGAAGCGCACTCTGAAGAGGAAAGTGGAGTTGCACAGTCTGGACAAGAAGGTTTTTCAGACCGGCGGTGACACCATGGATCTGAACCAGAGGGCCGCTGCTATGGCAGCAGGGCTGAACGGTGCTACTGCGAGcaacacaggtgcttcgtctgaaGAGACGCTATCAGACAGCTGA
- the LOC127305353 gene encoding uncharacterized protein isoform X1: protein MSAKITVTYKRKRGASKAKAADGVVPEPPPTSGGGVATGDASKHESTSTKQHDACKSTQQSAEKETAKPYAHPSEKEQKEIQLSGSLPQAERPEIFCATSLPIAEASNDKLQCSNDAFNPIPSPSYACDLRHDDGTNNQAEDSNNSAPARVSYHQAPDDTARHSQCKDRFSPLLTFRRRVKRKINLDEPAEEDYSKDNGKRCSTPTCSPPSFLVSDAPLLKETGGNSLDTAYKEVTGSSRENSLLQKMQGKAAYRDPKMTITGTSTGLKVPSQGLLEQKSSYMQHTVSQQNAEDVNQSLTSERNGTLVSEFTSVPEISKQDVRAEDLRKTLHHVNEAPDVVEMKELHDGPLESEGSTKHIPVIVLDGDNDERGKLQENPKVSDQVVQENKKGEFTSGKINLNCVESPEESPLDLNNSSVQRNQDHFATEQNHVSQPIERLFFTKEKDTIHAKEKHQEGTSTLHTLYSNFFDPTPSQKAGSSKEPKNMPSELKFRIMDKVPEFSLDLSLDGFQDSGMSTLGHNKLFHGGKSSGSHLLTERLGTYSYKRRQAPWSEEELDFLWIGVRRYGTNNWNAMMRDTRLQFSSSRVPEDLAKQWDKEQKKLLGVDLHQSIRTSALGSAPPLHIAEDYVGNSSCSGCSKSPFLAAQTNLSMGDVYLRNARASDRGQHHLSNLGRYNLHGIDNGLRNSSLGSFPVASSSHGKSGSRRRKTSKLHKSYYDNRSHWCQEVPDRMSQVFPMNQQPINSLPQWLTKDVKTSTSWLNPEMWPNTQAPCHSAADSLNDSLRAAAFLFPDEKKPHVMPDAPLKRTLKRKVELHSLDKKVFQTGGDTMDLNQRAAAMAAGLNGATASNTGASSEETLSDS from the exons ATGAGCGCCAAGATCACGGTAACCTACAAGAGGAAGCGCGGCGCGTCGAAGGCCAAGGCAGCTGACGGCGTGGTTCCCGAGCCTCCTCCCACTTCTGGCGGCGGGGTTGCCACCGGTGACGCTTCGAAACATGAG TCTACCTCCACAAAGCAACATGATGCCTGCAAGTCAACGCAACAGAGCGCTGAAAAGGAAACAGCTAAGCCATATGCGCATCCATCAgagaaagaacaaaaggaaattcAGTTGAGCGGATCGTTGCCACAAGCAGAGCGACCCGAGATTTTCTGTGCCACCAGTCTCCCAATAGCAGAGGCATCCAATGATAAATTACAATGCAGTAATGATGCATTTAATCCAATTCCTTCTCCGAGTTATGCATGCGATCTTAGGCATGATGACGGGACAAATAACCAGGCAGAAGATTCTAATAACTCTGCCCCTGCAAGAGTAAGTTATCATCAAGCGCCAGATGATACGGCCAGACATAGTCAGTGTAAGGATAGATTTAGTCCTCTGCTCACCTTTCGTAGGCGTGtcaaaaggaaaattaatttggATGAACCAGCAGAGGAAGATTATTCAAAAGATAATGGAAAAAGGTGCTCAACACCGACATGCAGCCCACCAAGTTTCTTAGTTAGTGATGCACCCTTGCTCAAAGAAACCGGTGGCAACTCTTTGGATACTGCATATAAG GAGGTCACTGGTTCGAGTCGTGAAAACAGCCTCTTGCAAAAAATGCAGGGAAAGGCTGCGTATAGAGACCCCAAG ATGACTATAACAGGAACAAGTACTGGACTAAAGGTACCATCTCAAGGCTTACTTGAACAAAAAAG TTCATACATGCAGCATACCGTTTCCCAACAGAATGCTGAAGATGTAAACCAAAGCTTAACTTCAGAACGTAATGGTACATTAGTGTCAGAATTTACTAGTGTGCCAGAGATCAGTAAGCAAGATGTAAGAGCAGAGgacttgagaaaaactctacatcATGTTaatgaagcaccagatgttgttgaAATGAAGGAGTTACATG ATGGTCCTCTAGAATCTGAAGGTTCAACAAAACATATTCCAGTCATTGTCTTGGACGGTGATAATGATGAGAGGGGTAAACTGCAGGAAAATCCAAAGGTTTCTGATCAAGTGGTCCAGGAGAATAAGAAAGGCGAATTTACTTCAGGGAAGATCAACCTGAATTGTGTTGAATCACCTGAAGAAAGTCCTCTCGATCTGAATAACTCATCAGTTCAAAGGAATCAG GATCATTTTGCTACTGAACAGAACCATGTTTCTCAACCAATTGAAAGGTTGTTCTTTACAAAGGAGAAAGATACCATCCATGCTAAAGAGAAACATCAAGAGGGAACCTCAACATTGCATACCCTGTATTCAAACTTTTTTGATCCAACTCCGTCACAGAAAGCTGGAAGTTCCAAGGAACCAAAGAACATGCCTTCAGAACTGAAATTCAGAATAATGGATAAGGTTCCTGAGTTCAGTTTAGATCTCAGCTTGGATGGTTTCCAGGACAGCGGCATGTCTACCCTGGGGCACAACAAGCTGTTTCATGGAGGCAAGTCTAGTGGATCACATTTACTGACCGAAAGGCTCGGTACATACTCCTACAAAAGACGCCAGGCTCCCTGGTCGGAAGAAGAGTTAGATTTTCTATGGATTGGAGTAAGAAGGTATGGAACGAATAACTGGAATGCAATGATGAGGGATACACGACTACAATTCTCAAGCTCGAGAGTGCCTGAGGATCTTGCTAAGCAATGGGACAAGGAGCAAAAGAAGCTTCTAGGTGTAGATCTACATCAATCAATTAGAACATCTGCTCTAGGTTCTGCACCACCTCTGCATATAGCGGAAGATTATGTTGGGAACAGTTCGTGCTCTGGATGCTCAAAGTCTCCATTTCTTGCAGCTCAAACGAACCTTTCCATGGGTGATGTGTACCTTCGGAATGCTCGTGCTTCAGATAGAGGTCAGCATCATTTATCAAATCTGGGCAGATACAACCTTCATGGAATTGATAATGGGCTGAGGAATTCGTCTCTGGGAAGCTTCCCTGTGGCTTCTTCCTCACACGGAAAAAGTGGCAGCAGGCGTAGGAAGACATCGAAGCTCCACAAGTCATACTATGACAACAGGTCACACTGGTGCCAAGAAGTACCCGATAGAATGTCTCAGGTCTTTCCCATGAACCAACAGCCAATCAACAGCCTTCCTCAGTGGCTTACGAAGGATGTCAAGACCAGTACAAGCTGGCTTAACCCGGAGATGTGGCCGAACACACAAGCGCCATGTCATTCCGCGGCTGATTCGCTGAATGATAGCCTGAGAGCTGCTGCATTTCTGTTCCCTGACGAAAAGAAACCGCATGTCATGCCTGATGCACCCTTGAAGCGCACTCTGAAGAGGAAAGTGGAGTTGCACAGTCTGGACAAGAAGGTTTTTCAGACCGGCGGTGACACCATGGATCTGAACCAGAGGGCCGCTGCTATGGCAGCAGGGCTGAACGGTGCTACTGCGAGcaacacaggtgcttcgtctgaaGAGACGCTATCAGACAGCTGA